AAAGATGCCACAAATATATTGTTGAATGAAGTCATTCCAGAATACAAACGCGTTGTTTTAGATGTACACTATGGCGTTCAGGTGAATTTTAGTACATCTCTGGCACGCCAACAAAAAACGGTTGAGGATCTGTCTGAACCCTACCAAAGCGGTATTGATCGTAAACTGGTCAAATTACTGGCGCAAACAGTAACTAAATTGGGGTTTATATTAGTGGTCGCTCCCCGATCGGATATTCTCTCTCGCAGGATACAAAGGCAAGCAGAGGGGAAGCCCTATCGGAGTCTTAATCCATTAAGTATCGACCAGGAACAAGGTGCTGAGTTAAGTTGGTTCAATCATTACGTCAACATTGCTCGAAGAGCTCGTAGAACTACTTTTTACGAGAGGATACGGCAGGGGATTGTATTAAATTCTGATGGCAGCTTTGAATATGCAATAGAAGAAATCTATAAAATATTTCGATGAGTGGCACGGCAACAATTCCCTCCTTTTTTGTGTAAACTTCGTGTTTCATCGTGTAGGGAATAACGAGCAAAGCCCTCTTATCTCCGCTAAATACACTCAGCGGACATTTTCTGCTCAAAAACCAGTGAAAGCGCAGGACACAAAATCAATCTCAATTCCTTTGTCAAGGAGATAAAATTCAGATGGTTGTTTGAGACTCTGATTGGTCGAACCATCATCCGCCATATTCCCATTAGGTTTGATATCATACACGATTGAATCCATCATGAGTAGGCGAAAAACGGACGTTCGTGAATGGGATGAATACCGTCACAAACGTGAATTCGTTGATCACGCTTATAGTACTTGCAACGACCGCGGTAATACTGTTACCGTAATCGGGGTTTGGCCGATGACCTCACCGTCCGCGTGAACCAGGAGCGGCGTTTCTGAGGAGACTGTGAACTGCCTGGCACGTTGAAACTGGATAAACGGCTGGTCCACATGAGTTCCACGATATACCGAGGGAAACAAACGCAAAAAGGTGCGACGGGAGATATCCCTTACGCAACAGATGTCCAACTGACCGTCGTCATCTTCTGCTCCCGGACAAATCTGCATTCCTCCCGCATAGTTGGGAATATGGGTCGCCGCAATCAACCACACCCGATCCAGATCGTACAAATTGCCGTCCATCGTGATCTGTACATTCACAGGATGAAATCGCGACCACTCTCTCAACACACCACCCGCATAGACAAACTTCCCGAAGCGTTTCCAGCGGGATTCATTCACCCGTTTGGCCACCGCGGCATCAAAACCGATCCCCATGAAACCGATCATAAAGCGTTCCCCGATCCGGGCCGTGTCTACCGCACGGCTCCTGCCGTGCAATACGCGCTCCCACGCTTTCTGTGGGTCAAGGGGAATGCGATGGGCGACTGCAAAGTCATTTCCTGAACCAGCCGGAAGATAGCCGAGCGGGACATTCGTCCCTACCAATGCGTTGCCCACCTCGTGAACCGTTCCATCACCGCCTATGGCCACCACCGCTTCCACTTGAGGAGATTCCACCGCTTGACGGGACAGTACGGTCGCGTGACCACGACCGGTGGTAAAATAAACACGATACGGGAGCCCTGCCTGCTTCAACAACGGGCGTACACGTTTCCATACTTTCCGTCCTCTCCCGTTGCCCGAGACAGGGTTGACGATCATGATGTACACGTCAGGATTCACTCCTTCCCGGTGAAGAGGAGACGGCGGATACGGACTTTTGTTTCCGGAGCGTATGGTACAGGTGACCCGTCAAGCGTACGGCCATCCGGGGAAACCAGCGACGCAGACGGATGGCCATGCCCAGCGACCGGGGGATCACTTTGATCCCGGGGCGATCGATCAAGCGAAGCGTGTGCTCGGCCACCACGGATGGCGGCAATGTCCGGCGAGCGATCGGAGACGGAAAATAACGGAACGGAGACACGCCACGGAAGAACGGCGTATCTACCGGCCCCGGACAAAGCACACTCACTTGAATCCGCGGCGCGAATTCCATTTGAAGCGATTCCGAAAACCCGAGCAGTGCAAACTTGGAGGCACAATATCCTGCCAGATTGGGAGCACCCGTCAACCCTGCAATGGAAGCGATGTTGACGATGCGGCCTGCTCCACTTTGCAACATATGAGGCAGAAAAGCCAAGCTCATATGAACTGCTCCCAGATAGTTGGCCTCCATCATACCGGCGTACTCTTCGATGGGTACCTCCAACGCGCCACCGAAGCGGCCGTATCCCGCGTTGTTGATCAAGACGTCTAATCGGCCATAACGGCTGATCACATCCTCAACGAGCCGTTCAACCTGATTCCGCTTTGTCACATCGCACACCATCGCCTCTCCGCCCGGCACCTCCTGTACCAACGTTTGCAATGTCGCTTCATTTCTGCCCACCAACAGCGGTCGGTCACCCCGTGCCGCCAATCGGTGGACGATTTCTCGCCCGATGCCGCCGGTGGCCCCCGTGACCAATACGATTCGCCCGCTCATGATCCTCTCCTCCTCACGACATCGGCACCTGCGGAATGATCTTACCGTCGATCCGTTCGAAAATGTCTTCCAAATCCCTTCCCGTGATCGTTAACCCGTGATTTTTCAGCCCCACCACCGCACGGGAAGGATCATCCGCGCGACGGATGTGTTCCGCCACCGCCTCGGCCAGCTCCAGTGTTCCACAGGGATAATTGATTTCGGTAGAGGGAACACCGTCCATCCATGCATGAATGTGTACAATCGCCCCAACTTGAGGATGTTCCGTATAAATCATCCAATGTTCAATCGCATCCACGGATGCCCGACGCGGTTTTACATGGGGCGGCACACTGATCTCCATCGCCTGGTTTTTGTCATCATACCCTTTGATGAGCAGGATATCTTGTCCCACTCTCTCCAGATTCGCCTTATTGACTCCACTGGCACTCATCCAGAAGGAATTTTGATCTTTTCGCGCACTGAGATTGCCGTAGCTGAGACCGCCGATACCGTACAAACGCTTGATGTGGCGCAACTCACGGGGAGACACCAATTCTTCGAGCGGAAACGGTGTGGGTAGCAGGTTCATGCCGTCCAACCATTTTCCGGCCCTATTGATCCCTTCCGTCACCTGGTCGCCCTGCCACAATTCTTCCGGCAAATCCGGATCAAACCGGTTGTCAATCACCAACTTGGCCGTTGCCAGCGGTCGTAAACGTTCAAACACGCGTTGGTAAAAGCGCTCTTCGTTATCATCTGCTCTTACGGGATAACATCCTTGTTCCAACGTGATGAAATACGTTTGCGGTTTTGCACCGGAAGCATCCAAGTAAATCATCATGTTGCCCAGTGAGCGAACCAATATCGGGTAGCCTGCTTTGAGGATGTCGGATGCCGGTTGGTCGTTCTCCGCCACCGTCACCACGAAGGTGCCCTTTCCTTCCCGGTGAAAATGACGCGGCTGGAGCGGATCAACGAAATTGAACACCAATTGTACATCCGAGCGTGGTTCTACAATATATTCATAACCATTCGCCTTCATCACGTGGCGTAATCCATCCGCAAACCGTTCCATTGAGGGGGTTTTTCGCCAATCTCCCACCATGCAAAATGCCTTCATGTTCTCACACCCCTGTATGGTATTTTCTGTTATCGTTTCCAACCAGGGGGATTTTCATGTGTTTAAAAACAAAAAGCGCCTACCGTGAATCAATCGGAAGGCGCTAAAGTAATTGACTAACAAGGGGGACGGGAAATTCGGACCTAAGGGTGGCCGTTTTCCCATTCACGAAACAACACGACATTCCAGAGTGTCTGGTAAATCGCTTTCGCAGCTCGCTCCACCTGCGCCCTGCAAGGAAGCAGGTCATGGCCGATCCGACCCGGAACTCAAGACGCGGGCAAAGTACCCTTCGCTTAGAGGAAGTTACTCACGACTTCATTCCTCCACTTTCCGTGTCTTCGCTCGGCCAGACTTGATAAGTCGCTCCACCTGGGAAAACATTTGCTCCCTCACGGTTTTACCAGAGACGCCCTAGATAATCCCCAGCTTTTTGCCCGCTTTTTCAAATGCATGCAACGCTTGTTCCAGCTCTTCTTTGGTATGTTGTGCGGTCACGATCGTCCGTACACGTGCCTCGCCTTTTGGGACAGTCGGATAGGCAATGCCCTGTGCATAGACGCCCTCTTCGAATAACGCGTCAGACAACGCCATCGCTTTCGCCCCTTCACCAACGATGACCGGTGTGATCGGTGTCTCGCTCTTGCCGGTGTTGAAGCCAAGCGATTCCAACCCTTGTTTGAAGAAACGGGTGTTGTCCCACAGTCGGTCGATCAATTCGGGTTCTTCCAGCAGGACATCCAACGCCGCCTGACAAGCCGCGGTGACAGCCGGCGGGTGGGAGGTGCTGAACAGGAACGGGCGTGCCCGGTGAATGAGGTAGTCTCGCAATACTTTCGGACCGGCCACATAACCGCCCAACACCCCGATCGCTTTGGACAGCGTTCCCACTTGGATATGAACCCGTCCGTGCAGACCGAAATGGTCCACTGTTCCGCGACCGTTTTTGCCCAATACACCGCTGGCGTGCGCATCGTCCACCATGACCAGCGCATCATACTTTTCAGCCAGCTCAACGATGTCCGGGAGCGGCGCGATATCGCCATCCATGCTGAACACACCATCGGTGACAATCAGTCGCTTGCGCGCTGATTGCGTTTCCTTCAGCGCCGCTTCCAGATCATCTAAGTCGGCGTGACGATAAATC
Above is a genomic segment from Polycladomyces subterraneus containing:
- a CDS encoding diacylglycerol/lipid kinase family protein, whose protein sequence is MIVNPVSGNGRGRKVWKRVRPLLKQAGLPYRVYFTTGRGHATVLSRQAVESPQVEAVVAIGGDGTVHEVGNALVGTNVPLGYLPAGSGNDFAVAHRIPLDPQKAWERVLHGRSRAVDTARIGERFMIGFMGIGFDAAVAKRVNESRWKRFGKFVYAGGVLREWSRFHPVNVQITMDGNLYDLDRVWLIAATHIPNYAGGMQICPGAEDDDGQLDICCVRDISRRTFLRLFPSVYRGTHVDQPFIQFQRARQFTVSSETPLLVHADGEVIGQTPITVTVLPRSLQVL
- a CDS encoding SDR family NAD(P)-dependent oxidoreductase, whose amino-acid sequence is MSGRIVLVTGATGGIGREIVHRLAARGDRPLLVGRNEATLQTLVQEVPGGEAMVCDVTKRNQVERLVEDVISRYGRLDVLINNAGYGRFGGALEVPIEEYAGMMEANYLGAVHMSLAFLPHMLQSGAGRIVNIASIAGLTGAPNLAGYCASKFALLGFSESLQMEFAPRIQVSVLCPGPVDTPFFRGVSPFRYFPSPIARRTLPPSVVAEHTLRLIDRPGIKVIPRSLGMAIRLRRWFPRMAVRLTGHLYHTLRKQKSVSAVSSSPGRSES
- a CDS encoding glycine C-acetyltransferase produces the protein MKGFEHLEQEIAQWKEEGVFRPLTELESDQGSRVIIRGKEVIQLSSNNYLGLTTHPRLKQAALEGVERFGAGTGSVRTIAGTFSMHEEFEKRLAEFKHTEAALVFQSGFTANVGVISSILTEEDVVISDALNHASIIDGIRLTKAQRRIYRHADLDDLEAALKETQSARKRLIVTDGVFSMDGDIAPLPDIVELAEKYDALVMVDDAHASGVLGKNGRGTVDHFGLHGRVHIQVGTLSKAIGVLGGYVAGPKVLRDYLIHRARPFLFSTSHPPAVTAACQAALDVLLEEPELIDRLWDNTRFFKQGLESLGFNTGKSETPITPVIVGEGAKAMALSDALFEEGVYAQGIAYPTVPKGEARVRTIVTAQHTKEELEQALHAFEKAGKKLGII
- a CDS encoding class II aldolase/adducin family protein; the protein is MKAFCMVGDWRKTPSMERFADGLRHVMKANGYEYIVEPRSDVQLVFNFVDPLQPRHFHREGKGTFVVTVAENDQPASDILKAGYPILVRSLGNMMIYLDASGAKPQTYFITLEQGCYPVRADDNEERFYQRVFERLRPLATAKLVIDNRFDPDLPEELWQGDQVTEGINRAGKWLDGMNLLPTPFPLEELVSPRELRHIKRLYGIGGLSYGNLSARKDQNSFWMSASGVNKANLERVGQDILLIKGYDDKNQAMEISVPPHVKPRRASVDAIEHWMIYTEHPQVGAIVHIHAWMDGVPSTEINYPCGTLELAEAVAEHIRRADDPSRAVVGLKNHGLTITGRDLEDIFERIDGKIIPQVPMS